One part of the Humulus lupulus chromosome 9, drHumLupu1.1, whole genome shotgun sequence genome encodes these proteins:
- the LOC133800775 gene encoding regulatory-associated protein of TOR 1-like isoform X6 gives MLLLSSSGSTRDCILLGACEAHETLPQSAEFPADVFTSCLTTPIKMALRWFCRRSLLHESLDESLIDKIPGRQNDRKTLLGELNWIFTAVTDTIAWNVLPHELFQRLFRQDLLVASLFRNFLLAERIMRSANCSPISHPLLPPTHQHHMWDAWDMAAEICLSQLPSLVEDPTAEFQPSPFFTEQLTAFEVWLDHGSEHKKPPEQLPIVLQVLLSQCHRFRALVLLGRFLDMGPWAVDLALSVGIFPYVLKLLQTTTPELRQILVFIWTKILALDKSCQVDLVKDGGHTYFIRFLDSQEAYPEQRAMAAFVLAVIVDGHRRGQEACIEAGLIQVCLRHLQVSTPSDAQTEPLFLQWLCLCLGKLWEDFPEAQIMGLREDALAIYAPLLSAPQPEVRASAVFALGTLLDVGSNLCRDGVGGDEECDNDEKIRAEISIIKSLLSVASDGSPLVRAEVAVALGRFSFGHNNHLKSIAAAYWKHTGSPLSSLPSLAHIRSPSSVVPSQIGPISRVGTDSSSLVRDGRVCTSSPLATSGIMHGSPLSDDSSQLSDSGILNDGASNGVVNHSAVKPLDNVMYSQCVSAMCALAKDPSPRIARLGRRVLAIIGIEQVVAKPLKTSGGSVRPDPLASTPFGLVRSSSWLDMNGGGHASLTFRTPPVSPPRPSYLTGMRRVCSLEFRPHLMSTPDSGLADPLLGSGVSSGSTERSLLPQSTIYNWSCGHFSKPLLTVADDSEEILAKREEREKFALEHIAKCQHSSVSKPNTQIARWDTRFETGTKTILLQPFSPIVIAADENERIGVWNYDEATLLNSFDNHDFPDKGISKLSLVNELDDSLLLAASCDGNIRIWKDYASKDEQKLVTAFSSIQGYKPGIRSLNAVVDWQQQSGYLYASGEVSRIMIWDLDKEQLFNSVLSSPDCNISALSASQVHGSQFAAGFVDGSVRLYDVRTPESLVCAVRPHTQRVERVVGIGFQPGLDPAKIVSASQAGDIQFLDIRSKRDAYLTIEAHRGSLTALAIHRHAPIIASGSAKQLIKVFSLEGEQLNTIRYYPTIMAQKIGSVSCLGFHPYEVLLAAGAVDALVSIHAD, from the exons ATGCTTTTATTGAG CTCCTCTGGATCCACAAGGGATTGCATTCTACTTGGAGCTTGTGAAGCACATGAGACTCTTCCACAAAGTGCTGAATTTCCTGCAGATGTGTTTACGTCTTGTCTCACAACACCTATTAAGATGGCTTTGAGATG GTTTTGCAGACGCTCATTACTACATGAATCTCTTGATGAGTCGCTAATTGATAAAATCCCGGGCCGCCAAAATGACCGCAAAACACTTTTGGGGGAATTAAATTGGATTTTCACTGCAGTGACTGATACCATTGCATGGAACGTTCTGCCACATG AGCTTTTCCAGAGGCTGTTCAGGCAAGATTTGTTAGTCGCTAGTCTTTTTCGAAATTTTTTACTTGCTGAGCGAATTATGCGTTCTGCCAATTGTTCCCCGATCTCTCATCCATTGTTGCCGCCTACCCATCAGCATCACATGTG GGATGCATGGGACATGGCTGCTGAGATATGCCTTTCTCAGCTTCCGTCATTGGTTGAAGATCCTACTGCAGAGTTCCAG CCAAGTCCCTTTTTTACGGAACAGCTGACGGCTTTTGAGGTTTGGCTTGACCATGGGTCGGAACACAAGAAACCACCGGAACAGTTACCTATTGTTCTCCAG GTTTTACTTAGTCAGTGTCACCGATTTCGAGCGCTGGTTCTTCTTGGAAGATTCCTTGATATGGGACCCTGGGCTGTAGATCTG GCCCTGTCTGTAGGGATATTTCCATATGTTCTGAAGCTATTGCAAACAACAACACCAGAACTACGACAGATTCTTGTGTTCATCTGGACGAAGATTCTTGCTCTTGATAAG TCATGCCAGGTTGATCTAGTGAAGGATGGGGGACATACATATTTCATCAGGTTTCTTGATAGCCAGGAAGCATATCCAGAACAGCGTGCAATGGCTGCATTTGTTTTGGCTGTAATTGTGGATGGTCACAGACGGGGTCAAGAAGCCTGTATTGAAGCAGGTTTGATCCAAGTTTGCTTGAGGCACCTTCAAGTTTCAACCCCAAGTGACGCACAAACTGAACCCCTATTTCTTCAGTGGCTTTGTCTCTGTCTGGGAAAGCTATGGGAAGATTTTCCTGAGGCTCAAATAATGGGTTTACGAGAAGACGCTCTAGCTATATATGCTCCTTTGCTCTCTGCTCCTCAACCAGAG GTTAGGGCTTCTGCTGTTTTTGCATTGGGTACCCTTCTTGATGTGGGCTCTAACTTGTGTAGAGATGGTGTTGGAGGAGATGAAGAATGTGATAATGATGAAAAAATTAGAGCAGAAATTAGTATTATTAAAAGCTTATTAAGTGTAGCTTCAGATGGAAGTCCATTAGTCAGAGCAGAGGTTGCTGTTG CTCTAGGGAGATTTTCCTTTGGTCACAACAATCATCTCAAGTCAATTGCTGCAGCATATTGGAAGCATACTGGGTCTCCTTTGAGTTCCCTGCCTTCTTTGGCTCATATAAGAAGTCCAAGTAGTGTTGTTCCATCTCAGATTGGTCCAATATCGAGAGTTGGCACTGACAGCTCGTCTCTTGTTCGAGATGGAAGGGTCTGCACTAGCAGCCCTCTTGCTACTTCTGGAATTATgcatggttctccattgtctgaTGATTCATCCCAACTTTCTGATTCTGGAATATTGAATGATGGCGCAAGCAATGGAGTTGTTAACCACTCAGCAGTAAAACCCCTGGACAATGTGATGTATTCACAATGTGTATCAGCCATGTGTGCTTTGGCCAAGGATCCATCTCCACGCATTGCCAGGCTTGGTCGCAGGGTACTGGCTATTATAGGGATTGAGCAAGTTGTAGCAAAACCTCTAAAAACTTCTGGTGGTAGTGTTCGGCCAGATCCTTTGGCATCGACTCCTTTTGGATTGGTCCGATCGTCGTCATGGCTTGATATGAATGGAGGAG GCCATGCGTCCTTAACTTTCCGAACTCCTCCTGTTAGCCCTCCTCGACCTAGTTATTTAACTGGGATGCGGAGAGTTTGCTCGTTAGAGTTCCGACCACATTTAATGAGCACACCCGATTCTGGACTTGCTGATCCGCTTCTGGGGTCAGGGGTATCTTCTGGTTCTACTGAACGCAGTCTTCTTCCTCAATCTACTATCTATAATTGGAGTTGTGGGCACTTTTCAAAGCCACTTCTCACAGTGGCAGATGATAGTGAAGAAATATTAGCTAAAAGAGAGGAAAGAGAAAAGTTTGCCTTGGAGCACATAGCAAAATGCCAGCATTCTT CTGTAAGCAAGCCTAATACTCAAATTGCTCGGTGGGATACAAGATTTGAGACGGGTACAAAGACAATCTTGCTGCAACCATTCTCGCCTATTGTAATTGCTGCAGATGAGAATGAGCGAATCGG GGTATGGAACTATGACGAGGCTACACTTCTCAACAGCTTTGATAATCATGATTTTCCAGATAAAGGAATTTCTAAGCTCTCCCTTGTGAATGAGCTAGATGACAGCTTACTTCTTGCAGCTTCAT GTGATGGAAATATTCGCATTTGGAAAGATTATGCATCGAAGGATGAGCAGAAACTTGTTACTGCTTTCTCTTCAATTCAGGGTTATAAACCGGGCATTCGAAGCTTGAATGCTGTTGTGGATTGGCAACAACAATCTGGATATCTG TATGCTTCTGGTGAGGTTTCTCGCATCATGATTTGGGATCTGGATAAGGAGCAACTTTTTAATTCTGTTCTTTCATCACCAGACTGCAACATATCAGCATTG TCTGCCTCTCAAGTTCATGGCAGCCAATTCGCTGCTGGTTTTGTTGATGGTTCTGTCAGACTTTATGATGTGCGAACACCTGAATC GCTGGTCTGCGCAGTACGGCCACACACTCAGAGGGTAGAAAGAGTTGTGGGGATTGGCTTTCAACCAGGACtggatccagctaag ATTGTCAGTGCTTCTCAGGCTGGTGACATTCAATTTCTTGATATCAGAAGTAAAAGGGATGCATATCTCACAATTGAAGCTCACAGGGGCTCTCTTACAGCTTTAGCTATTCATCGACATGCTCCCATAATCGCAAGTGGTTCAGCCAAGCAACTCATCAAAGTCTTTAGTTTGGAAGGGGAACAGCTAAACACGATTCGGTATTACCCTACTATCATGGCCCAGAAGATTGGTTCCGTTAGTTGTCTAGGTTTCCATCCCTATGAAGTTCTACTTGCTGCCGGTGCAGTAGATGCCTTGGTTTCTATTCACGCTGATTGA